DNA from Candidatus Rokuibacteriota bacterium:
GTCGCGAAGACCGGGACGCCCGCGCCGACCAGGTCTCTCACGATGTCCTTCTGGAGGTCGGAAAAGGCGAGCACCAGGTCGGGCTCGAGGGCCAGGACCTTGCCGAGCTTGAAGGTGGTGAAGCCTCCGACTTTCGGTTTTTCCCTGACCCCTGGCGGACGCGTGGCGGTTCCCGGAACCCCGACAACCCGATCCCCGGCCCCGAGTGCAAAGACGATCTCGGCGGTCTCGGCGGTCAGACAGACGATGCGACGGGGAAAGTCGACCCCGGCTGTGCCGTACATGGTGCTCCCAGCTCAGCCGGCGGCAGCCGGCTCGACCCGACCGCCGTCGAACAGCTCTCGGCACGCGACGCCGCGCTGGAATGCCAGATACTCCTCCTTGGTCATCCGGGGCTTCCAGCCCGCCAGGATCTCGCGGGCCTGGGCGGCGCCGTCCACGAGCAGGTCCACCGCCATCATCGCGAGAGCCTTGGCGGGGGCGACGTAGGCCAGCACGGGATCCACGATCTCGAAGTCGGCGGCGTGATGGCCGCCGCGGGCGCCGCCCATGTAGGGATGGAGGGTCGGCAGCACGTGGGAGATGTCGCCCATGTCGGTCGAGCCGGTGCGGTGGCCGACAGTCGTGTAGTCTTCCTCTCCGACCAGGGCGACGCCGTTGGCCTTGAAGAGGGCCGTCATGCGCTCGTGGTTGAACAGCGGGAGATAACCGGGGAGGGTTTCGATCTCGACCTTGGCGCCGAGCGCGAGGGCGCCGGCCCTGAGCGCCCGGTCCACCTTCCGGTTGGCTTCCAGGATCGCCTCGATCGTCCTGCCGCGCACGTAGGTCTCGATCCGGACCTCGGCGGGGATCACGTTCACCTGGTTCCCCCCGTGGGTGATGATCGGGTGGACGCGGATCGTATCCTCGTCCTTGAACGTTTCGCGGATCGCGTTGATCGCCATGAGCCCGATGTTCGCCGCGTAGAGGGCGTTGATGCCCCGGTGGGGGGCGCCGCCGGCGTGGGCGGCCCGGCCCAGGTAGCGGACCGTCTTCACGACGCACCCGTTGTTGGACACACCGACGCCGGCCTTCTTGTCCTCCGGCCTCGCGGTCGTGTGGATCATCATGGCCAGGTCCACGTCGTCGAAGTGCCCGAGGCGCAGCAGCTCGGGCTTGCCCCCCAGGAACTCGAGCCTCCCCTCCCGCGCCTGCTGGACCCGCCACTCCACGTCTCCGTACTCTTCGGCAGGGACCGCGAAGAAGACGACCCGCCCCGCCAGCGCCTCGGCGGCCCTCGCGTCGACGAGCCCCATCGCCGCACCGAGCAACCCCGCGACCTGGGCGTTGTGGCCGCAGGCATGGGCCGCGCCGGTCTGGGGATCGGCCAGCGGGTGACCCGGGACAACGAGCCCGTCCAGCTCGCCGAGAAGCGCGAAGCTGGGGCCCGGTCCGGCGCAGCGTAGCTCGGCGCGCACGCCGGTCAGAGCGAGCCTCCCTTTGGGCGCCAGCCCCATCTCCCTGAAGGCCTCCTCCACCAGCCGCGCAGTCTTGACCTCCTTGAAGCCCAGCTCGGGGTTCTTCCGGATGGTCTCGCCGATTCTGATGATCTGCTCGGCGCGCCGGTCGATGGCCGCGCAGATTTCTTGCTTGAGCTGGTCCTTGGTGCGCATCAGGGCTCCTTTCTGACAAACCTGTCAGGGCGAAACGGGGTCAGGTCGATCGAAGGCCTACCGTCCAGAATAAGCTCCTTCATCAACGAGGCGGTGATGGGGGCCAGGAGGATGCCGTTTCTG
Protein-coding regions in this window:
- a CDS encoding amidohydrolase — its product is MRTKDQLKQEICAAIDRRAEQIIRIGETIRKNPELGFKEVKTARLVEEAFREMGLAPKGRLALTGVRAELRCAGPGPSFALLGELDGLVVPGHPLADPQTGAAHACGHNAQVAGLLGAAMGLVDARAAEALAGRVVFFAVPAEEYGDVEWRVQQAREGRLEFLGGKPELLRLGHFDDVDLAMMIHTTARPEDKKAGVGVSNNGCVVKTVRYLGRAAHAGGAPHRGINALYAANIGLMAINAIRETFKDEDTIRVHPIITHGGNQVNVIPAEVRIETYVRGRTIEAILEANRKVDRALRAGALALGAKVEIETLPGYLPLFNHERMTALFKANGVALVGEEDYTTVGHRTGSTDMGDISHVLPTLHPYMGGARGGHHAADFEIVDPVLAYVAPAKALAMMAVDLLVDGAAQAREILAGWKPRMTKEEYLAFQRGVACRELFDGGRVEPAAAG